From the Aspergillus puulaauensis MK2 DNA, chromosome 1, nearly complete sequence genome, the window AGCACATCTAACAATAACATCGTCCCTCACTCTATATATACCCCACCCTTTATCGGAATATACGTTGAATACATGTCAGGGAAATTTCAAGGATGCTCTTTTGTGTTTTTTCATAGCTTCGTAAGGCATTGCATTCCTCTATATGCGGAAGGTCTAAATCTAATATGAACACCTGCTCTCGCAGGACATTACCCCACCGGTGGAACACATGCGTTCTGCTAGAACACATCTATTGTCTCTTTTCCATGATTTACAGGTTCTTGATAACAGCGTCGGCGCTAGAGAACTCAAGGTGGTTCTTAGCAGGCTCGAGAGCGGCGTAGGAGACTTTGCCGTGGTCGAGGACGATGGCGAAACGCTTAGTGCggccctcgtcgtcggccCAGCCGATGCTCTTCGAGAACTTGGCCTCGGGGTCCGAAAGGAAGAGCTAAGGGACTTGGGTTAGTGGCAATCCGAGATGTGCAGACAAGATCAGGGGAGAAAACATACAATGTCGTCGTTCTTGACTCCGTTGGCCTTACCCCAGGCGCTCATGACGAAAGCATCGTTGTAGGCGAGGACAGCAACAACGTCGACACCCTTCTCGCGGATCTCGGGAAGGCGCTCGATATACTCGGGGACGTGGCGAGCAGAGCAGACGGGGGTGAAAGCACCAgggagggcgaagaggatgaccTTCTTGTTGGCCCACTCCTTGGAGGCGTAGTAGTTGATGGGGATACCGCAGGAGGTGATCTCGCCCTGTTCCTCAGACCAGGGGATGTACCTGTTAGAGCGCAGACGATTAGCCTCGAGGTCAATTGGGTTGCTGAAAGATAAGAGCAACTCACGAGAAGGTAACGTCAGCGGGGAAGCTGTCACCGGCCTTGAGTCCAGACATTGTGAGTGATGTGGTTGTGTGTTTTGGTAGATAGAAAGTAGATTGAAAAAAGGCAAGAAATCGGTCAGGTAGGATTCACTTTATAGTACGGATAGTGAAGGAAAGCGAAGGAAAAACcgggaggggaggggaggtgGGTATTAAATAGGAACGGTGCCAGAGTTGCCGTTGGAGATCGCGCCTTCCAGAAAGAGGAAGGGAATGGCGCAGTTCCGAGCAACAGAGACGCCATCCATAGTGAGGTGATCCGAAGCAGAAGGATACCGAACGAATCCTGTCGATGATTCGCCGGTCTGTATTATCAAGAAAGAGGGCCGAGACTGAGGCCCCGCCAATTGCTCGAGTTCCGAGTCCCAGGGAGGCCAGCACCTTACTAAGTTCCTCCCTCATCCCCCCACCATGGGTGCTCTCTTCGGCGCCGCACCCACGCAATAGTAATACTATGCTATCTAGACCCCGGCATTGACTAATTCAAACCGAGTGATATCACCGGGGCTCTCTAGCCTGTGACTTCACCCTTTCCAACGTATTTTCGTCCGTTTATTCATTTCAATAATGTGAGAATTGATTGCGACGTCTCATATTTACTCTCGAGTACAGGGTTCACACCGCACTTTCTACTGACCCCTCCCCCAGTACTTTCAAGTTGAGTGGGACTTCAAGCTGCATGTAGCATTAGCTCAATGACGCATAAGGCCTGTCTTGGGCCGTACTATCCAAGGTCCTCGGGCCTGAGGAAGATCTCTGAACTTGCCCCTCCTTGTCGACCTGTGCCTGAGGTGTGCAAGCGGCGGAACTGATTAGGTTGCCTTGTCCAAtccgaaaaaaaaaaaaaaaagaaaaaaaaaaacctaAGAATGATAATAATTCCCCACCGCCTGCCAATTTCTAGCCAGAGATAGTGAGGAAATATTTACCGCCGAGAAATACCCCTCCAATTGACCGGCAGAATTCACGTGGAGGCCCACGACCGAGAGTCGCCTCGGGGCCCAGCTCCGAAGACCTTCCGAGAAACAGCCCCCTTAATAATTGGACTCTGAGTAGATTCAGGGATTTGGTACAGAGTGTTATAGATTATTCATGAATTCTCTTTTTTGCCCCGTGAGCTCGGCGATAGGTATCCGCGTTCACCTGGCTAGCTGCTCGCCACCGGAAATCAGTGTAGTCCCCCACTATCCGAGCCGCCATCGGGTCTTAGACTCGGTTATTGAAATCTGATAAGATTCGCCGCCCGGGTGGCTAAACGAAGAATACTCGGTCGGATTTGATTTGCAGAAATCGTAATTCCAAATTATCCCGGGGTCTTTATACGGTCATATGATGGATATCTTTATGTTGAAGTCATCTCTCCTTGTGCGGTACACCATGCAACTGCAAACAGTTGGTATACAAATACGTATACAAAAACATTGAACAACATTTCCAGGAAGACTACAGATTGGTAGTAATTTGGGAAAAAAATACAAAAACAGTTTCCTGTTGGTAGGGGTATATTTAGAAAACAAGGGTTTGAACTGTATTGATAAGATGTACTccaaaaatatatattttatcgAACTTGAccgttcgaccataaaaacaaGGCGTCCTTCTACAGTGCTTGATAGGCCAACATATTTCCACCTAATAGGTAGACGACCCTTCCTTAGCTGGTGTTAAAGATTTACTCCAAAGATACATATTTCTGACCCACCATAAACTCCGACTCTTCCTCAGTTGGTGTTAATTTAAGATGCATAAGCCCGTAACACGTGACGAGGCTTAAATATATCACTGACGTGTTGGACTATTGAAACATAGTTAAATAAACAGTTTATCCGTGATTCTTTCAATTCAATCACTCCAATTCCAGTAACGAGTATGGCGGATCTCAAGCCTCCGTTTACCGAAGAAACAGCAAGGAAGAAAGTCAAGGTAGCCCAAAACCTCTGGAATACCCAGTAAGAACTTCTCGGACCTCTTCTACAACTTTAGTGATCTTTATAATCTGCCCTGATCAAGTTTCCCATTTctacttctttcctctccttttctttctttaagCAGTGTTTGTTATCACTATATCTGTTAACGGTGGAACTCTGCTCGAGGCGTGAAATGCTGATTCGTCCCCATCCCTTGCATATCGCATTTCCACGCGTTTATGGAGCTGCACTCCTCAACCCCTTATATGCAGTATTATTGCAGTTCGCATTCGAACAACCACACGGTGCAGATTGCTTCATCGTCGAGAATTCAAAATAGTTTACAGGCTCGTGCTTACTTAGGATGACAGAGATCCCGTACGCGTTGCTCAGGCATACACGCCGACGTGCATTTGGCGCAACCGCAGCTCATTCTTCTCCGGAACAGAGACTATCATCGATTTCCTAACATCGAAGTGGAACCGCGAGAAGAATTACAGGCTACGAAAAGAACTTTTCTCGTATACCGATGACCGTATTGCTGTTCAGTTCTGGTACGAGTTTCAGGATGCCAGTGACTCCATGCGGTGGAAGCGGTGTTACGGACTTGAAGACTGGACGTTCGATAGGGAAACAGGGAAAATGCGTAAGCGGATGATGAGCGGAAATGATATCCTACTTGGGCCTGATGGGAATGGTGAAGGGCGGTGGTttgtggatggagttgatgttgaggatgTAGATATCGGGGAGGAGCACTGGTGATTTATTTGCGCCCCGGATTATGGAGGTAAATACTTTGCAGTTATTATTCTGAATGTCTACCAACTTGCAACGGACTAAGTGATGCCTCAGAGATTAATACTGACAGTATTTTTGGACGGTTGGAATGTTTGACCCGTTGAGTATGTTGATCGAACTTGGATGGGCATCCCTTCTCCCTTGAATGAGCATATTCACCCCTGTTCTCTGAACTCAAGCGAAGCAGCatgggctggagaaggtgTTTGGAATATCGCCACAACGGAGACATGAACTCTACATGAGAGCTGATCAGGATTATGGGCATGCTGGATTCGGGTCGGGTGTTGTAAGCGAGGTATGGCCTTTGGACTTGATGATCACATTGATTGAACAACATCGATTTAGGATGAAGCATCCCTTCTTTAGAAAGACTTCGCCCGTTGTTCAATAGGATATAATTTCCGAAAGACCGCCAGGTTGACACTGATCGTGATCACACTCAGTCGCGCTCCATCTTAGACCGAGAAGGGTTGGAAATATCGCTGCAACAATATCCTCATGTTTCCTCTCGATAATCATCTGAAAAACGTCGTCATCGCAGAAACTGGAGGAATTGATGTTCATAGTTGAGTGAAAAGCCGCATTCTTCAGTGTGATGCCATTCGGTGTCggaggaacaagaagaaTCCTTCTCAAAACAAACAGCTCAAATCTCAACACTGGCCCATTCCACAGCATCTGGCCTCTCTGTGGCATGCCCAAGCATCTCCAGCTGCCTGGTTTTGTACTTGGTGGATCTTGGGCATGTGTTTTGGTAGCATTTTTGCAGGAAATTACCTTGACATTTTGGAGGTTTTCGCTGAGCCTATGCCGGACTGGTATCATTCCCAGCACCGTtccacgacgacgaagagcctTCTTCCCACCATCTTGGTTTTGGAGGACCTTCAGTCTTTCCAACCGGTGCTCGCCTGCTTGACGCTTTTGCGACTACTCACCACTAACAAGCAGGGACTATTCGACAACACATTTGAGGACGCCAACTGATCAATCAGCTATCGAGTATCTATTTCTACAACGACACACGCCCGTATATAGTCTAGCACCTACAATAATTCAGATTTTTGAGGTTAGTGAATCCCCGCAGTTGAAGCCGATATTCCATAAGTTGTCCGTCCTAGTCATAACTGACCTGATTGATAGAACGCTACTACTGTCCACATGGGCCTTTGCGATAAGAGATTCGCGTCGTGCTAGGGTATTTCCTGGCAATGGAGGAGTCGTCTCCTAATTTCTACTCCAGAGCAATGCGGTCACCATTAACCGATGCCAGCAACAGAATTAACAACTGCCAAACACCAATTCCAGAACAAGCATCAATGAGGGAGGAATACATGCTGACTTCACCGGAACCGATGTCCATCGTGACGAGCCCGTTATCGCCCCAGAGCAATGCGGATAAGACATGTCTCTCGCCAGTAGTCGACTCCAGGGCGGGCTCTAAACGGAACTCTACAATATCGGCTACCTCCATAATCTCtggaaaggggaagaggaagacgcaTGTTGGACCATGGCAACTGGGCAGAACGCTTGGGAGCGGGGCGACTGGCCGGGTGAGACTCGCGAAGCATGCGGTCACAGGCCAAACAGCGGCGATCAAGATCGTATCTAAGAAATGCGCTGCCATATCACAGAGTGACAGCATCGCTGCGATGGATAGAAGTGCGGGGAATTTCACTGGGAGTGGAGGAAGGCAAATGCCGTCCGGCATTGAACGTGAGGTGGTGATCATGAAGCTCATTGAGCACCCTAACGTGATAAGTTTGTATGACGTGTGGGAAAATCGCGGGGAATTGTGAGTGAAGCCGGGTGTTATCACTTTCTATTGAGCTGACAGTGATTAGATACCTTGTTTTGGAATACGTTGAGGGAGGCGAGCTCTTCGACTATGTTTCTAATCATGGCCCGctgccagaagaagaggctgtTCGACTGTTCCGACAGATAATAGCAGGTCTTGGGTATTGTCATCGCTTCAGCATCTGCCATCGAGACCTAAAACCGGAGAATATCCTACTAGACGGAGAACATAATGTCAAGCTCGCTGACTTTGGAATGGCTGCCCTTCAGCCCGAAGGACACTGGCTCAATACTTCCTGCGGAAGTCCGCATTATGCGGCTCCGGAGATCATTTATGGCCGCAAGTACAGGGGCGCCAGTGCTGACATTTGGAGTTGTGGAATTATCCTTTACGCGCTCTTAACTGGCTTCCTTCCATTTGATGGAGGCGATCTTCACACCACCTTACAACTTGTTCGACGGGGCGACTACATGATCCCGCCGAATATCAGTGACGAGGCAGCGGACCTTATCCAGCGTATCCTACAGAAAAGGCCAGACGACCGCATCAGCATGAGGGATATTTGGCGGCATCCGTTGCTGAAAAAGTACGAAAAGTTCCACCAGGCTATATGCAACCATCACCTAGGACCCGCGCCTCCTCTGACAGTCCAGGATTGCGGCCCGCCAGTTGTAAGACAAGACATTGACGTGGACCTGCTGAGGAATCTGCAAACTTTGTGGCATGATGTGAAACCGGAGAAGCTCATCGAGAAACTACTAAGCCTTGAGTAAGTGCCGACTTCTTTGCTCCACATTATGTCAAGTATGCAATCTGGTCTAACACAATTTATAGGGCAACCCAGGAGCGGATGTTCTATTATGCTTTGGTTAAGTTTAGGAACGAACAATTGGAAAACTACCAAGGCCAGCCTCTAAAGTATTCAGCAAGTGATTATCACCACATTTCACGAGGACAGGCCCGGCTCTCAAAGCACCTGCGAAGCCGCTCGCAGAATGGATCACGAAGGCGACCGCAAACCCCAGCCGCCAAAGAAACCGGCAAACGCAAGCCCTCTTTAAGGgagccagcatcatcatgTACAGTTGAGAGTTACGACCCCTTCCGATCACCTTTCCAGCGAGTGCCAGACAAGTCACCACAGTACGCACGTGTCACTATCCACCGAGATGCGCCTGAGACGAGCCAACCTATCGAAGTTGAGAGTGACCCCTCAAACCCATTCCTCGATGTCGacaaggaggaaattgaaAGCCAAGAAAGCCCGCCATTTAAAATAGTGCGGAAAAAGAGACCAAGAGTCGCTTCGGTCAAGTCATTTCAATCCAAGACCTCGCTTGCTTCACGTCGAGTACCAAATTCCGTATCCAACCCCCGGTCAGCCAGTTACAAGCGAAATGTCTGCTTCCGCCACAACAGAAACCGTTCACAAAGTTCTGTATCCGTTAGGGCGAAGACGGCTTACCCAAGACGACAAGCAAGCGAAGGAAGTCTCATATCATCGCTTGGGGATGACCCGTTCTCAGACCCACAAAGTAGCCCTATGTTACCGGCTCAGCCAACAATGGTCCGCGGTGCTGGCGCCGCCGTCAAACACAGTATACAACGGAAGGTACACCATTCTGACTTCATCTGGAGAGATGACACGCGGAAAGTTTCACACGAACTCAGTCAGATATGCGAAGAGGCTTTCAATGGGAGCTCGCTGTCTACTGGATGTACGGATACCACTTGCGCAGGATCAGAAACTCCTGCTACTTCGGTATCAATGGGCAGTGCGGGAGCATCAGATTACCAGATGGATGATGGTAGTTCAACTATCTGCCTCACAGAAAAGACACCGGTGCCATCGCCGAAGGCTTCCCAAGCCAGCAAGGAGCTAGAAGAAACCCGCCGCAAGCTCATCGAGCATTCAACGAAGGATGGCTCTAAAGACCTCCCAGGATACATTACAACAGTAATAAACCATCTTGATCGGCTGATCGAACAAGAAAAGTCGCGGCACCATGGAAAGAATTGCAAGGACAGGGAACCCGGCAGTTCAATGAGTGACCT encodes:
- a CDS encoding serine/threonine-protein kinase (COG:D;~EggNog:ENOG410PFHB;~InterPro:IPR017441,IPR008271,IPR043024,IPR031850, IPR000719,IPR011009;~PFAM:PF00069,PF07714,PF16797;~go_function: GO:0004672 - protein kinase activity [Evidence IEA];~go_function: GO:0005524 - ATP binding [Evidence IEA];~go_process: GO:0006468 - protein phosphorylation [Evidence IEA]); this encodes MEESSPNFYSRAMRSPLTDASNRINNCQTPIPEQASMREEYMLTSPEPMSIVTSPLSPQSNADKTCLSPVVDSRAGSKRNSTISATSIISGKGKRKTHVGPWQLGRTLGSGATGRVRLAKHAVTGQTAAIKIVSKKCAAISQSDSIAAMDRSAGNFTGSGGRQMPSGIEREVVIMKLIEHPNVISLYDVWENRGELYLVLEYVEGGELFDYVSNHGPLPEEEAVRLFRQIIAGLGYCHRFSICHRDLKPENILLDGEHNVKLADFGMAALQPEGHWLNTSCGSPHYAAPEIIYGRKYRGASADIWSCGIILYALLTGFLPFDGGDLHTTLQLVRRGDYMIPPNISDEAADLIQRILQKRPDDRISMRDIWRHPLLKKYEKFHQAICNHHLGPAPPLTVQDCGPPVVRQDIDVDLLRNLQTLWHDVKPEKLIEKLLSLEATQERMFYYALVKFRNEQLENYQGQPLKYSASDYHHISRGQARLSKHLRSRSQNGSRRRPQTPAAKETGKRKPSLREPASSCTVESYDPFRSPFQRVPDKSPQYARVTIHRDAPETSQPIEVESDPSNPFLDVDKEEIESQESPPFKIVRKKRPRVASVKSFQSKTSLASRRVPNSVSNPRSASYKRNVCFRHNRNRSQSSVSVRAKTAYPRRQASEGSLISSLGDDPFSDPQSSPMLPAQPTMVRGAGAAVKHSIQRKVHHSDFIWRDDTRKVSHELSQICEEAFNGSSLSTGCTDTTCAGSETPATSVSMGSAGASDYQMDDGSSTICLTEKTPVPSPKASQASKELEETRRKLIEHSTKDGSKDLPGYITTVINHLDRLIEQEKSRHHGKNCKDREPGSSMSDLRSGPSLEPTRLSIVSEHLNTIPVRSDSLNAGKDGRKASDSTAASSRRSDISRGKRSIRMVPHSSIQSMGKAGPLAVGKTRAISEQSDVGSDTVTRATSTHRHSRTPCELDPIDEHPASPRRSAARTSDHKKWSWFRKSQNIEDDIARGSPKVIKPLHPSSATVIVHEVRPTAETTTTPASPPKLRKPPSDTPKSSFWNFMKRKTNKNPDPEPTPPHPFRDARLDNEQQQQHQPQPQQITQQPEPKKSKTRRSRQSGGRSSNWFARVFQIKPATRVVPLNTTKVKGRKEIYKILREWKQYGIEDIHLDKANSIIYGRVGESNFLHLRPVEFSADFYTVIEDGRQANLGLVRFRQERGAASSFNKVVDTLSMVMKQRGLVVEDPVRAKRMVQVLDAFPNA
- a CDS encoding uncharacterized protein (COG:S;~EggNog:ENOG410PNXY;~InterPro:IPR009783,IPR032710;~PFAM:PF07080) yields the protein MADLKPPFTEETARKKVKVAQNLWNTQDPVRVAQAYTPTCIWRNRSSFFSGTETIIDFLTSKWNREKNYRLRKELFSYTDDRIAVQFWYEFQDASDSMRWKRCYGLEDWTFDRETGKMRKRMMSGNDILLGPDGNGEGRWFVDGVDVEDVDIGEEHW
- a CDS encoding peroxiredoxin family protein (COG:O;~EggNog:ENOG410PP0P;~InterPro:IPR013740,IPR036249,IPR037944,IPR013766;~PFAM:PF08534,PF00578;~go_function: GO:0016491 - oxidoreductase activity [Evidence IEA]), translated to MSGLKAGDSFPADVTFSYIPWSEEQGEITSCGIPINYYASKEWANKKVILFALPGAFTPVCSARHVPEYIERLPEIREKGVDVVAVLAYNDAFVMSAWGKANGVKNDDILFLSDPEAKFSKSIGWADDEGRTKRFAIVLDHGKVSYAALEPAKNHLEFSSADAVIKNL